CCAACAGCCCGTGGGCGATCTGCTCCTGCAGGACCTGGCCGATGGCTGTCACCGCTTTGGTTGCATCAATACGCATCAACGTTACCTATCTGGACTAGACCAGCACTGTTTCAGGGCAGCGCAATGGCCGGGGCAGTGCTCTGCATCCGTGCCCAAAGCCTAGGCAATGCATATGACTGACAGATGACAAAGGCGCTCAGCGGGCCTGTCACCAACTTGCAAATTACCCGCCAGATCCTTGTTCTGCGGGCGTTTGGCCATGGTCTACGCTTATTTCGCAGCCTCGGACCTGCGCCTCAATCCATGCGTCGATCGTTGGCACCGACATCAAAGTGTCATCCAACCCGCCTAAATTGGCTCAGGTATTGCTGACCTAGACCAACCCACCGCAAGACTGTCGATAAAACGCAGCGTTGAACACGCCCAAAGGAGCTTCGGATGAAACAGCTTTTCCTGGCATCACTGTTAGGCTCGACCATTGCCCTGTGCACCGCCGCCATGGCTGCTGATAACGATTTGAAAACCCTGGAAGCCGCTGCGAAAGCAGAAGGCGCGGTCAACAGCGTCGGCATGCCCGATGACTGGGCCAACTGGAAAGGCACCTGGGAAGACCTGGCCAAGACCTACGGCCTCAAGCACATCGACACCGACATGAGCTCGGCCCAGGAGATCGCCAAGTTCGCCGCCGAGAAAGACAATGCCAGCGCCGATATCGGCGACGTTGGCGCGGCTTTCGGCCCGATCGCGGTCAAGCAGGGCGTGGCCCAGCCTTACAAGCCGAGCACCTGGGCCCAGGTCCCGGACTGGGCCAAGGACAAGGACGGCAACTGGGCGCTGGCCTACACCGGCACCATCGCCTTCATCATCAACAAGAAGCTGCTGCACGGCTCCGAAGCGCCGAAGAGCTGGGCCGACCTGGAAAAGGGCAAGTACAAGGTTTCCATCGGTGACGTGAGCACCGCGGCCCAGGCCGCCAACGGCGTACTGGCCGCCGCCATTGCCAAGGGTGGTGACGAGAAGAACATCCAGCCGGCGCTGCTGATGTTCGCCGAGATCGCCAAGCAGGGGCGCCTGTCCCTGGCCAACCCGACCATCGCCACCATGGAAAAGGGTGAAGTGGAAGTGGGCGTGGTCTGGGACTTCAACGGCCTGAGCTACCGCAACAAGATGGTCAACAAGGACGACTACATCGTGCTGATCCCGTCGGACGGCTCGGTGATCTCCGGCTACACCACCATCATCAACAAGTACGCCAAGCATCCCAACGCCGCCAAGCTGACCCGCGAGTACATCTTCAGCGACGCCGGCCAGACCAACCTGGCCCGCGGCAATGCGCGGCCGATCCGTGCCGAGCACCTGACCCTGCCGGCGGACGTACAGGCCAACCTGCTGCCCAACGAGCAGTACAAGCACGTAACACCGATCAAGGACGCCGATGCCTGGGAGAAAACCTCCAAGGGCCTGCCGCAGAAGTGGCAGGAAGAAGTGATCATCAACATGCAGTAAGGCTGCATCCCTGTAGGAGCCGGCTTGCCGGCGAATGGCTCAAAGGCGCTGCACAGACAAGCGCACACAGACCACTCGCCGGCAAGCCGGCTCCTACACACCCGATCCCGGAGCCCTCCACCTCATGAAGCACAACGTCATCCTTGTGGTGCTCGACGGCCTCAACCACGAAGTTGCCCGACACGCCATGGGGCACCTGCAAGCCTACGTCGGTGCTGGCCGCGCCGCCCTGTACAAACTGCAATGCGAACTACCTGCCCTCTCCCGCCCTCTGTACGAATGCATACTCACCGGCGTGCGGCCGATCGACAGCGGTATCGTGCACAACCAGGTTTCGCGCCTGTCCAACCAGCGCAGTCTGTTCCACTACGCCCGCGAGGCCGGCCTGAGCACTGCCGCCGCGGCCTATCACTGGGTCAGTGAGCTGTACAACCGTTCGCCCTTCAACGCCCCGCAAGACCGGCACACCGCAAACCCTGAACTGCCGATCCAGTACGGCCACTTCTACTGGAGCGATCATTACCCCGATTCCCATCTGTTCGCCGACGCCGAGGACCTGCGCCTGCGCCATCAGCCCAACCTGCTGCTGGTGCATCCGATGAACATCGACGACGCCGGACACAAGCACGGCCTGGACAGTTCGCAGTACCGCAACAGCGCGCGCTCAGCGGACATCATTCTCGCCGACTACCTGCAAGGCTGGCTCGACGCCGGCTACCAGGTGCTGGTGACGGCCGACCACGGCATGAACAACGACCGCTCGCACAATGGCCTGCTGGCTGAGGAGCGAGAGGTCCCGCTGTTCGTTCTCGGCGACGCTTTCAGCCTCGACCCCGCTGCCGCGCCGAAACAGACCGAACTGTGCGGCACCGTCTGCCAATTGCTGGGCGCGCCCCATGACAAACCTTTCTGCCGGGAGCTGTTGAAGTGAATTCAGTCACCCGTAGCAAATGGCTGGCGGCCCTGTGCCTGGTGCCCTTCGCCCTGTTCTTCATCGTGTTCCAGATTGCCCCCCTGGTGTGGGTGCTGATCAACAGCCTGCAATCGGAAGAGTTCGGCTGGGGCCTGGCCAACTTCACCAGGATCTTCAGCTCGAAGTTCTACCTGCAGGCCATCCAGTACAGCCTGGAGATCAGTTTCTGGTCCAGCGTGTTCGGCATCATCATCGCGGTGCTGGGCAGCTACTCGCTGCGCCGGGTGGATTCGCGCCTGCGCAACTTCGTCAATGC
The DNA window shown above is from Pseudomonas protegens CHA0 and carries:
- a CDS encoding ABC transporter substrate-binding protein, with protein sequence MKQLFLASLLGSTIALCTAAMAADNDLKTLEAAAKAEGAVNSVGMPDDWANWKGTWEDLAKTYGLKHIDTDMSSAQEIAKFAAEKDNASADIGDVGAAFGPIAVKQGVAQPYKPSTWAQVPDWAKDKDGNWALAYTGTIAFIINKKLLHGSEAPKSWADLEKGKYKVSIGDVSTAAQAANGVLAAAIAKGGDEKNIQPALLMFAEIAKQGRLSLANPTIATMEKGEVEVGVVWDFNGLSYRNKMVNKDDYIVLIPSDGSVISGYTTIINKYAKHPNAAKLTREYIFSDAGQTNLARGNARPIRAEHLTLPADVQANLLPNEQYKHVTPIKDADAWEKTSKGLPQKWQEEVIINMQ
- a CDS encoding alkaline phosphatase family protein translates to MKHNVILVVLDGLNHEVARHAMGHLQAYVGAGRAALYKLQCELPALSRPLYECILTGVRPIDSGIVHNQVSRLSNQRSLFHYAREAGLSTAAAAYHWVSELYNRSPFNAPQDRHTANPELPIQYGHFYWSDHYPDSHLFADAEDLRLRHQPNLLLVHPMNIDDAGHKHGLDSSQYRNSARSADIILADYLQGWLDAGYQVLVTADHGMNNDRSHNGLLAEEREVPLFVLGDAFSLDPAAAPKQTELCGTVCQLLGAPHDKPFCRELLK